The following proteins come from a genomic window of Kitasatospora sp. NBC_01246:
- a CDS encoding DUF6351 family protein, with product MNRRFLAALAAAVPLAAAVYAPGASAAAPDSAAPHGCTSPAVHAPAGTAVERVAAVAHAAGTFDVPAVFPQPAAQVPDVPAFCDVTITLTHPGQGDHATVRVWLPQQNWNGRLQTVGGSAYAAGDYGAGLAGAVKGGYAAATTDAGVGTYLDTTWALKADGRADRALLENFASRSEHEAAVVAKEVVAAHYDRAASYSYFNGCSTGGRQGYAEAQKYPADYDGILANAPAVNWDEFEVATLWPQVVMNEAGTFPTACEFKAFTDAAVQACDRLDGAADGLLTDPDACGFDPRRLIGTTVECDGGRLTITAADAEVVRRIWDGPRTASGTKLWSGVPIGADLAGLAGSKVDETTGERVGTPFPVPAAWVSTWLKKQPAFDLTTLTTGRFAQLFRQSEAEYDRIIGTDDPDLSGFRKAGGKLLTWHGSADQFIPAAGTVQYRERVEQRMGGAKKVDDFYRVFLAPGASHCGLLGQGADLAALTAWVEHGEAPRTLPATLPTADGRTVTRDLCAYPMVPRYQGHGDTADAANFRCGPATRR from the coding sequence ATGAACCGACGCTTCCTGGCCGCCCTCGCCGCCGCCGTGCCCCTCGCCGCCGCGGTGTACGCACCCGGCGCCTCGGCCGCCGCGCCCGACTCCGCCGCTCCGCACGGCTGTACCAGCCCCGCGGTGCACGCCCCGGCGGGCACCGCGGTGGAGCGGGTCGCCGCGGTCGCCCACGCCGCCGGCACCTTCGACGTACCCGCGGTGTTCCCGCAGCCGGCGGCCCAGGTCCCGGACGTCCCGGCGTTCTGCGACGTGACGATCACCCTCACCCACCCCGGCCAGGGCGACCACGCCACGGTGCGGGTCTGGCTGCCGCAGCAGAACTGGAACGGCCGGCTGCAGACGGTGGGCGGCAGCGCGTACGCCGCCGGCGACTACGGCGCGGGCCTGGCCGGCGCGGTCAAGGGCGGCTACGCCGCCGCCACCACCGACGCGGGCGTCGGCACCTACCTCGACACCACGTGGGCGCTGAAGGCCGACGGCCGGGCCGACCGGGCGCTGCTGGAGAACTTCGCCTCCCGCTCCGAGCACGAGGCCGCGGTGGTCGCCAAGGAGGTCGTCGCCGCCCACTACGACCGGGCCGCGTCCTACTCCTACTTCAACGGCTGCTCGACCGGCGGGCGCCAGGGCTACGCGGAGGCCCAGAAGTACCCGGCCGACTACGACGGCATCCTCGCCAACGCGCCCGCCGTCAACTGGGACGAGTTCGAGGTGGCCACGCTGTGGCCGCAGGTGGTGATGAACGAGGCCGGGACCTTCCCGACCGCGTGCGAGTTCAAGGCCTTCACCGACGCCGCCGTCCAGGCCTGCGACCGGCTCGACGGCGCCGCGGACGGGCTGCTGACCGACCCCGACGCGTGCGGCTTCGACCCGCGCCGGCTGATCGGCACCACCGTCGAGTGCGACGGCGGGCGGCTGACGATCACCGCCGCCGACGCGGAGGTGGTGCGCCGGATCTGGGACGGCCCGCGCACCGCCTCGGGCACGAAGCTGTGGTCGGGCGTGCCGATCGGCGCCGACCTGGCCGGCCTCGCCGGCAGCAAGGTCGACGAGACCACCGGAGAGCGGGTCGGCACGCCGTTCCCGGTACCGGCCGCCTGGGTGTCGACCTGGCTGAAGAAGCAGCCGGCCTTCGACCTCACGACCCTCACCACCGGCCGGTTCGCCCAGCTGTTCCGGCAGTCCGAGGCCGAGTACGACCGGATCATCGGCACCGACGACCCGGATCTGTCCGGCTTCCGGAAGGCCGGCGGCAAGCTCCTCACCTGGCACGGATCCGCCGACCAGTTCATCCCTGCCGCCGGCACGGTGCAGTACCGCGAGCGGGTCGAGCAGCGGATGGGCGGCGCGAAGAAGGTCGACGACTTCTACCGCGTCTTCCTCGCCCCGGGGGCGTCGCACTGCGGACTCCTCGGCCAGGGCGCCGACCTCGCCGCACTGACCGCCTGGGTCGAGCACGGCGAGGCCCCGCGGACGCTGCCCGCCACCCTGCCGACGGCCGACGGCCGGACCGTCACCCGCGACCTGTGCGCCTACCCGATGGTCCCGCGCTACCAGGGCCACGGCGACACCGCCGACGCCGCCAACTTCCGCTGCGGGCCCGCCACCCGGCGCTGA
- a CDS encoding AAA family ATPase, whose amino-acid sequence MESLATPMVGREAERAVLASFLAAPQGQALVLKGETGVGKSALLEHVAQYAGGVGYRVVRAVGVEAESHLPFAGLHQLLHPLLPYAERLDDVHRVAFDVVFGRSQERAPSVMALGIAVLDLVAVAAAQERLLLVLDDGQWLDAASVEVCGFVGRRLAGNTVKLLVALRPESSAGFDAAALPALPVPPLDGPAAERLLDERHPHVDPRVRRRVLDQAQGNPLALLELPSYLGGSAARPAPGEPDGHEVVPLPDRFRQVFGARIAALGPAARAELLRGALDGVNAGAPAGPTAGARYRMRDVDEAAAVGLLDQDHFSGEFVFRHPLVRSTVVRAATPNERRAAHAALAEVHRDDIERRATHLAAAAVDPDDEVAAALEQAAASATRRGGAAAAVTWLTRAAELSRTPEDRSRRLGDAAFVAGHAGLLDQAQRLVGADGAPGRAGTTASALAFAYAVLYEDGDVRSAHRQVAAAVERIVDGAAGQPVGGVPARTIGGAAGRTVGDAPAPSEELTRLVNLLLAVSQYAGDSTSWQRTHRLLDSLGSLVPPNSRVYQDAWCDVVRRGAGVGERVAAAFAAYPDLDPWDITRLGVAAYHVDALSHYRTYLRRSVQRELRAGAVGTGMTMLHLIMLDQTASGDWEAAERTGQQVLELTLAHGHVLFAQQSRAYLAVLAALRGDLDRARDLQAVVDRWARPRRIGFLTQIADTVGTTAALSDGDYEAAYLCAIGITAPGVLEPCAHQASRTVLDLVEAALHTGRAEQARRHALAARDAGLPEVSPRLAVITFGALAMTAEDGTEAAEMYRRAEEHPAAGDFPFELARVRLAHGIRLRQHLGPRAARPVLGGAVETFERLGARGWAERARAELRLCGAPAQSAAAHPAALTWQERRIADLAAGGLTNKEIGERTHLSPRTVSSHLYRVFPKLGVTSRAALRDALAALPDQPGEQPER is encoded by the coding sequence GTGGAGTCCCTCGCCACGCCCATGGTCGGCCGGGAGGCCGAGCGGGCCGTCCTCGCCTCGTTCCTGGCCGCGCCGCAGGGCCAGGCCCTGGTGCTCAAGGGCGAGACCGGTGTCGGCAAGAGCGCCCTGCTGGAGCACGTCGCGCAGTACGCGGGCGGCGTCGGCTACCGGGTGGTCCGGGCGGTCGGCGTCGAGGCGGAGTCGCACCTCCCCTTCGCCGGTCTGCACCAGCTGCTCCACCCCTTGCTCCCGTACGCCGAGCGCCTGGACGACGTCCACCGGGTCGCCTTCGACGTGGTCTTCGGACGCAGCCAGGAACGGGCCCCGTCCGTCATGGCCCTGGGGATCGCGGTGCTCGACCTGGTCGCGGTCGCGGCCGCGCAGGAACGCCTCCTGCTGGTGCTGGACGACGGCCAGTGGCTCGACGCGGCCAGCGTCGAGGTCTGCGGGTTCGTCGGCCGCCGCCTCGCCGGCAACACCGTGAAGCTGCTGGTCGCCCTGCGGCCCGAGAGCTCCGCCGGGTTCGACGCGGCCGCGCTGCCCGCGCTGCCGGTGCCGCCGCTGGACGGGCCCGCCGCCGAGCGACTGCTCGACGAGCGCCACCCGCACGTGGACCCGCGGGTCCGCCGCCGGGTGCTCGACCAGGCCCAGGGCAACCCCCTCGCCCTCCTGGAACTCCCGTCGTACCTGGGCGGGAGCGCCGCACGGCCCGCCCCCGGGGAGCCGGACGGCCATGAAGTCGTCCCGCTTCCCGACCGGTTCCGCCAGGTCTTCGGCGCGCGCATCGCGGCGCTGGGACCGGCCGCCCGCGCGGAGCTGCTGCGCGGCGCCCTGGACGGCGTCAACGCGGGGGCCCCGGCCGGTCCGACCGCGGGTGCGCGCTACCGCATGCGGGACGTCGACGAGGCGGCGGCCGTCGGCCTGCTGGACCAGGACCACTTCAGCGGCGAGTTCGTGTTCCGGCACCCGCTGGTGCGCTCGACCGTGGTCCGTGCGGCCACCCCGAACGAGCGGCGCGCCGCCCACGCGGCGCTGGCCGAGGTGCACCGGGACGACATCGAGCGCCGGGCCACCCACCTGGCCGCCGCCGCGGTCGATCCGGACGACGAGGTGGCCGCCGCCCTGGAGCAGGCGGCCGCGTCGGCGACCCGCCGGGGCGGCGCGGCCGCCGCGGTGACCTGGCTGACCCGGGCCGCGGAGCTGAGCCGGACCCCGGAGGACCGCTCCCGCCGGCTCGGGGACGCGGCGTTCGTCGCGGGGCACGCCGGACTGCTCGACCAGGCCCAGCGCCTGGTCGGCGCGGACGGCGCGCCCGGCCGGGCCGGGACGACGGCCTCCGCCCTGGCCTTCGCCTACGCCGTCCTCTACGAGGACGGGGACGTGCGGTCCGCCCACCGCCAGGTGGCGGCGGCCGTCGAGCGGATCGTCGACGGCGCGGCCGGGCAGCCGGTCGGCGGCGTCCCGGCGCGGACCATCGGGGGTGCGGCCGGGCGGACCGTCGGTGATGCCCCCGCGCCGAGCGAGGAACTCACCCGGCTGGTGAACCTCCTGCTGGCCGTCAGCCAGTACGCCGGCGACAGCACGTCCTGGCAGCGGACCCACCGCCTGCTGGACTCCCTGGGCAGCCTGGTCCCCCCGAACTCGCGCGTCTACCAGGACGCCTGGTGCGACGTGGTGCGCCGCGGCGCCGGGGTCGGCGAACGCGTCGCCGCGGCGTTCGCCGCCTACCCGGACCTGGACCCGTGGGACATCACCCGGCTGGGCGTGGCCGCCTACCACGTCGACGCCCTGAGCCACTACCGGACGTACCTGCGGCGGAGCGTGCAGCGCGAACTGCGGGCCGGCGCGGTGGGCACCGGCATGACCATGCTGCACCTGATCATGCTGGACCAGACCGCCTCGGGTGACTGGGAGGCGGCCGAGCGGACCGGACAGCAGGTCCTGGAACTGACCCTGGCCCACGGCCACGTCCTCTTCGCCCAGCAGAGCCGGGCCTACCTGGCCGTGCTCGCGGCGCTGCGCGGCGACCTCGACCGTGCACGGGACCTGCAGGCCGTGGTCGACCGGTGGGCCCGGCCGCGGCGGATCGGCTTCCTCACCCAGATCGCGGACACGGTGGGGACGACGGCCGCCCTCAGCGATGGGGACTACGAGGCCGCCTACCTGTGCGCGATCGGCATCACCGCCCCCGGCGTCCTCGAACCCTGCGCGCACCAGGCCTCGCGCACCGTGCTCGACCTGGTGGAGGCCGCCCTGCACACGGGCCGTGCCGAGCAGGCCCGCCGGCACGCCCTGGCGGCCCGGGACGCCGGCCTGCCCGAGGTCTCGCCCCGGCTGGCCGTGATCACCTTCGGAGCCCTCGCCATGACGGCCGAGGACGGCACCGAGGCGGCCGAGATGTACCGCCGGGCCGAGGAGCACCCGGCCGCCGGTGACTTCCCGTTCGAGCTGGCACGCGTCCGGCTGGCGCACGGCATCCGGCTGCGCCAGCACCTGGGGCCGCGGGCCGCCCGCCCGGTGCTCGGCGGGGCCGTCGAGACCTTCGAGCGGCTCGGCGCCCGGGGCTGGGCCGAGAGGGCCCGGGCCGAACTGCGGCTCTGCGGCGCCCCGGCGCAGTCCGCCGCGGCGCACCCGGCGGCGCTGACCTGGCAGGAGCGCCGGATCGCCGACCTCGCCGCCGGTGGCCTGACCAACAAGGAGATCGGCGAGCGGACGCACCTTTCGCCGCGCACCGTCAGCTCCCACCTGTACCGGGTGTTCCCCAAGCTGGGCGTGACCTCCCGCGCGGCCCTGCGGGACGCCCTGGCCGCCCTCCCGGACCAGCCGGGGGAGCAGCCCGAGCGGTAG
- a CDS encoding ATP-binding protein, with protein MEQATFGALLRAARGRARLTLDGLAGASGVSVRAIGDLERGRSVPRHGTLDELMDALALDEDERRTLTAAARLTADPAPATTTAATAPSVPRQLPPALRTFRGRDDVLARVRHLGGGPGDRAEHPPVVAVGGMAGVGKTSLAVHWAHRVADRFPDGQLYVNLRGFDPSGTGLDPAEALGGFLRALGVPGASIPDGAEERAAVFRELLADRRMIVLLDNARDSQQVRPLLPRSRHCLTVITSRNHLTGLATTDEVRLVDLGLWTAEESLDALAARIGPERVAAEPAGAAELVELCGRLPLAVAIVAAQLAAEPALALRVAAGELTGARSRLDALTTDDPHSDVRAVFSWSYRALDPAAARFFRHLTVLPGPVFSAEAAASAAGEPMATARRLLRSLVAASLLSRDADGCFVLHDLVREHAGDLLDQERDDRYAAEIRLLDYLRHNARAAVRASETRPIHELDHAPAPGTVLLPFDGREQGRAWFQREERTILAALRTGDDPRLLHYRMGLAHDCIPHFSARGQWADEIAMQRLALEAALLLDDPEGICRTAASLARALAETGRSEEADRAVGHVERRLHLLPPLAQANAQRSLGWVRGRQRRHGEALGHARTALAIYRTLADDNLIARELNAVGWYLTLLGRHREAIATCREALPLLQETGNRFSEAATWDSIGYALHHLGELDEAVHHFRTSLGLYEELLDGYNQAEVLDHLAGTQQALGDADAARASWLRAADLLGALGNSRADEMRARALTGREPAGSSAHAGD; from the coding sequence ATGGAGCAGGCGACCTTCGGCGCGCTGCTGCGGGCGGCACGCGGGCGTGCCCGGTTGACGCTCGACGGGCTCGCCGGCGCGTCCGGCGTCAGCGTGCGGGCGATCGGCGACCTGGAGCGCGGCCGCAGCGTCCCCCGGCACGGCACGCTGGACGAGCTGATGGACGCCCTGGCCCTGGACGAGGACGAACGGCGCACGCTGACGGCCGCCGCCCGGCTCACCGCCGACCCGGCTCCGGCGACGACGACCGCCGCCACGGCTCCGTCGGTCCCCCGCCAACTGCCGCCCGCCCTCCGGACCTTCCGCGGGCGGGACGACGTCCTGGCCCGCGTCCGGCACCTCGGCGGCGGCCCCGGCGACCGGGCCGAGCACCCGCCGGTGGTCGCCGTGGGCGGTATGGCCGGAGTGGGCAAGACCAGCCTGGCCGTCCACTGGGCCCACCGGGTCGCGGACCGGTTCCCCGACGGCCAGCTCTACGTGAACCTGCGCGGCTTCGACCCCTCGGGCACCGGGCTGGACCCCGCCGAGGCGCTCGGCGGGTTCCTCCGCGCGCTCGGGGTGCCGGGAGCGTCGATCCCCGACGGCGCCGAGGAGCGCGCCGCCGTGTTCCGGGAGCTGCTGGCCGACCGCCGGATGATCGTGCTCCTCGACAACGCGCGCGACTCGCAGCAGGTACGGCCGCTGCTGCCGAGGTCACGGCACTGCCTCACGGTCATCACCTCCCGCAACCACCTGACCGGACTCGCCACCACCGACGAGGTCCGGCTGGTCGACCTCGGCCTGTGGACGGCCGAGGAGAGCCTGGACGCGCTCGCCGCACGGATCGGCCCCGAGCGCGTGGCCGCCGAGCCCGCCGGGGCGGCCGAGCTGGTGGAGCTGTGCGGGCGCCTCCCGCTGGCCGTCGCGATCGTCGCCGCCCAGCTGGCCGCGGAGCCCGCCCTGGCGCTGCGGGTCGCCGCCGGTGAACTGACCGGGGCCCGCTCCCGGTTGGACGCCCTCACCACCGACGACCCGCACTCCGACGTCCGGGCCGTCTTCTCCTGGTCCTACCGGGCGCTCGACCCGGCGGCCGCCCGGTTCTTCCGCCACCTGACCGTGCTGCCGGGCCCGGTGTTCTCCGCCGAGGCGGCGGCCTCCGCCGCGGGCGAGCCGATGGCGACGGCCCGCCGCCTGCTGCGCTCCCTGGTCGCCGCCAGTCTGCTCAGCCGTGACGCGGACGGCTGCTTCGTCCTGCACGACCTGGTCCGGGAGCACGCCGGGGACCTGCTCGACCAGGAGCGCGACGACCGCTACGCCGCCGAGATCCGGCTGCTCGACTACCTCCGCCACAACGCCCGGGCCGCCGTCCGGGCGTCGGAGACCCGCCCCATCCACGAGCTGGACCACGCACCGGCGCCCGGGACGGTGCTGCTGCCCTTCGACGGCCGCGAACAGGGCCGGGCCTGGTTCCAGCGGGAGGAGCGCACCATCCTGGCCGCCCTGCGGACGGGCGACGACCCCCGGCTGCTCCACTACCGGATGGGCCTCGCCCACGACTGCATCCCGCACTTCTCCGCCCGGGGGCAGTGGGCCGACGAGATCGCCATGCAGCGGCTGGCGCTGGAGGCGGCCCTCCTGCTCGACGATCCGGAGGGCATCTGCCGCACCGCGGCCTCGCTGGCCCGCGCCCTCGCCGAGACCGGCCGCAGCGAGGAGGCGGACCGGGCGGTCGGCCACGTCGAACGCCGGCTCCACCTGCTGCCGCCGCTCGCCCAGGCCAACGCGCAGCGCAGTCTCGGCTGGGTCCGCGGCCGGCAGCGGCGGCACGGCGAGGCCCTCGGGCACGCCCGCACCGCACTGGCGATCTACCGGACCCTGGCGGACGACAACCTCATCGCGCGTGAACTCAACGCCGTGGGCTGGTACCTGACCCTGCTGGGCCGGCACCGCGAGGCCATCGCCACCTGCCGCGAGGCACTGCCGCTGCTCCAGGAGACCGGCAACCGCTTCAGCGAGGCCGCCACCTGGGACAGCATCGGCTACGCGCTCCACCACCTGGGCGAACTGGACGAGGCCGTCCACCACTTCCGGACCTCGCTGGGGCTCTACGAGGAGCTGCTCGACGGGTACAACCAGGCCGAGGTGCTCGACCACCTGGCCGGGACCCAGCAGGCCCTCGGGGACGCCGATGCGGCCCGGGCCAGCTGGCTCCGGGCCGCGGACCTGCTGGGCGCGCTCGGCAACTCCCGCGCGGACGAGATGCGGGCCCGCGCCCTGACCGGCCGGGAGCCGGCCGGCTCGTCCGCCCACGCGGGCGACTGA
- a CDS encoding 2-phosphosulfolactate phosphatase: protein MDTRFLGIAELAEAPSVAVVVDVMRAFTVAPWAFARGAEKIVLAESLDDALALKAHHPEWLALKDGPPAPGFDLVNSPGLLRSADLGGRTVVQKTTAGTVGALAVRDAALVLCAGFVVAEATARLLRARACDSVTFVVTGEDGHAEEDQACARYIAGRATGAGTDAAEYLRRAGGSRAAAELAEGVRQGAHPDDVALCLELDRFPFAVVATWEDSLMVLRPHPAPPAADGASARALPGG, encoded by the coding sequence ATGGACACTCGTTTCCTCGGCATCGCCGAGTTGGCCGAAGCCCCGTCCGTGGCCGTCGTGGTCGACGTCATGCGCGCCTTCACCGTGGCACCCTGGGCCTTCGCCCGGGGGGCGGAGAAGATCGTTCTCGCCGAGTCGCTGGACGATGCCCTGGCACTCAAGGCCCACCACCCGGAGTGGCTGGCGCTCAAGGACGGTCCGCCCGCGCCCGGTTTCGACCTCGTCAACTCGCCCGGCCTGCTGCGCTCCGCCGACCTCGGCGGGCGCACCGTGGTGCAGAAGACCACCGCGGGGACGGTCGGCGCACTCGCCGTCAGGGACGCGGCACTGGTGCTGTGCGCGGGCTTCGTGGTGGCGGAGGCGACGGCCCGGCTGCTGCGGGCGCGCGCGTGCGACAGCGTGACCTTCGTGGTCACCGGCGAGGACGGGCACGCGGAGGAGGACCAGGCCTGCGCCCGGTACATCGCCGGGCGGGCCACCGGTGCCGGGACGGACGCCGCCGAGTACCTGCGCCGCGCCGGCGGGTCACGCGCCGCCGCCGAACTCGCCGAGGGGGTGCGGCAGGGAGCCCACCCCGACGACGTCGCGCTCTGCCTCGAACTCGACCGGTTCCCGTTCGCCGTGGTGGCGACCTGGGAGGACTCGCTGATGGTCCTGCGCCCCCACCCGGCGCCCCCGGCGGCCGACGGGGCTTCGGCCCGGGCGCTCCCGGGCGGGTAG
- a CDS encoding TIM-barrel domain-containing protein produces the protein MPRNTTRWWQRWGGGRPLAAGLVAVLVGAVLSVTGPASAAAASTAGNATGLTQSGSTYTVSTSSGAKARVAIARADIFRIWLSPTGAFTDDPAGSALAVKTDFGPVVTSHSDAGAYYRINTDAMTIRVYKSPLRFALYRADNTTPIWQEAQPTTWTASQTTQYLTQGADEQFYGTGLRLGEWALRGKTVPISVSNTWRENDNASPAPFYMSTNGYGVMRNTWAPGSYSFGAPGSFTHNEKRFDAWYVVGDSLKGVLNSYTDVSGKPFLAPMWGFELGNADCFNASNPTYQGDHDRVRHQTTPDVVGYATDARNADMPSGWFLPNDGYGCGYTDLPGAVSGLKAKGFQTGLWTSTGLSNIGDEVRTAGSRGVKTDVAWIGGGYKYAFDGVQQAVKGIEDNSDARRYVWTVDGWAGTQRNAVVWTGDTSGTWDAMRWHVPAITGAGLSGLNYASGDVDGIFGGSPQTYVRDLQWKAFTPAFMTMSGWGPTAPSAGYNDKEPWRFSEPYLSINRKYLQLKMRMMPYLYTMSHTAAQTGVPSTRAMVLEYPDDPVARGNLTSGQFMAGDSLLVAPVVTDTTTRDGIYLPAGTWTDYWTGKAYNGPGWLNGYAAPLDTLPLFVKGGGIVPMWPQMNYTGEKPVSTLTYDVYPRGNSSFSLYEDDGITRAYQGGASATQPVNVTAPTAGTGTVTIDVGASTGSYTGKPASRGYEFSVHAASAPSAVSVGGTRLAAYGSKSAYDSAATGWYFDAADRSGVLWIKAGDRSGAFTVTASGVTVAAGSAIPTSATPIPQAGWKLVSADSQETAAENGAAANAFDGDPATLWHTAWSAGNAPLPHEVRIDLGARYNVDGMTYLPRQDGGSNGRIGSYEVYVSDSADTWGTPVATGTFADSAGAKTVTFSPTTGRYLRLRALTEAGGRGPWTSAAEITATGRPTPLPSNAELVNAASSSCVDLPGSASTPGTQPALYGCHGGPNQRWTFQPNGTLTGLGGSCLDGGAAVAAVQTCNGSSGQQWQLGGAGTVTNGGRCLAPVGAATASGTKLELATCNGTGAQRWTPTP, from the coding sequence ATGCCTCGCAACACAACCCGCTGGTGGCAACGATGGGGTGGGGGGCGGCCGTTAGCGGCCGGGCTCGTCGCCGTACTGGTCGGGGCGGTGCTCTCCGTCACCGGTCCGGCCTCGGCCGCCGCGGCCTCGACCGCCGGGAACGCCACCGGGCTCACGCAGTCCGGGAGCACCTACACGGTGAGCACGTCCAGCGGGGCGAAGGCCCGGGTGGCGATCGCCCGGGCGGACATCTTCCGGATCTGGCTCTCCCCCACCGGCGCCTTCACCGACGACCCGGCCGGCTCCGCGCTGGCCGTGAAGACCGACTTCGGCCCGGTGGTGACGAGTCACTCCGACGCCGGCGCCTACTACCGGATCAACACCGACGCGATGACCATCAGGGTCTACAAGTCGCCGCTGCGGTTCGCCCTCTACCGGGCGGACAACACCACGCCGATCTGGCAGGAGGCCCAGCCCACCACCTGGACGGCCTCCCAGACCACCCAGTACCTCACCCAGGGCGCCGACGAGCAGTTCTACGGGACCGGCCTGCGGCTGGGCGAGTGGGCGCTGCGCGGCAAGACGGTGCCGATCTCGGTGAGCAACACCTGGCGGGAGAACGACAACGCCAGCCCGGCGCCGTTCTACATGTCGACCAACGGCTACGGCGTCATGCGCAACACCTGGGCCCCCGGCAGCTACAGCTTCGGCGCACCGGGCTCGTTCACGCACAACGAGAAGCGGTTCGACGCCTGGTACGTCGTCGGGGACTCGCTCAAGGGCGTGCTGAACTCCTATACCGACGTCTCCGGGAAGCCCTTCCTGGCCCCGATGTGGGGCTTCGAACTGGGCAACGCCGACTGCTTCAACGCCTCGAACCCCACCTACCAGGGCGACCACGACCGCGTCCGGCACCAGACGACGCCCGACGTGGTCGGCTACGCGACGGACGCCCGCAACGCCGACATGCCGTCGGGCTGGTTCCTGCCCAACGACGGCTACGGCTGCGGCTACACCGATCTGCCCGGTGCTGTCAGCGGGTTGAAGGCCAAGGGGTTCCAGACCGGCCTGTGGACGTCGACCGGTCTGTCCAACATCGGTGACGAGGTCAGGACCGCCGGCAGCCGGGGCGTCAAGACCGACGTCGCGTGGATCGGCGGCGGCTACAAGTACGCGTTCGACGGCGTCCAGCAGGCCGTCAAGGGCATCGAGGACAACTCCGACGCCCGGCGCTACGTGTGGACGGTGGACGGCTGGGCCGGGACCCAGCGCAACGCGGTCGTCTGGACCGGCGACACCTCCGGCACCTGGGACGCGATGCGCTGGCACGTGCCGGCCATCACCGGAGCCGGGCTCTCGGGCCTCAACTACGCGTCCGGCGACGTCGACGGCATCTTCGGCGGCAGCCCGCAGACCTACGTCCGGGACCTCCAGTGGAAGGCGTTCACCCCGGCGTTCATGACCATGTCCGGCTGGGGCCCGACCGCTCCCTCGGCCGGGTACAACGACAAGGAGCCCTGGCGCTTCTCGGAGCCGTACCTGTCCATCAACCGCAAGTACCTCCAGCTCAAGATGCGCATGATGCCGTACCTGTACACGATGAGCCACACCGCCGCCCAGACCGGTGTGCCCTCCACCCGGGCGATGGTGCTGGAGTACCCCGACGATCCGGTCGCCCGGGGCAATCTGACCAGCGGTCAGTTCATGGCCGGTGACTCCCTGCTGGTGGCCCCGGTGGTCACCGACACCACCACCCGCGACGGCATCTACCTGCCTGCCGGCACCTGGACCGACTACTGGACCGGCAAGGCCTACAACGGTCCGGGCTGGCTCAACGGCTACGCGGCGCCGCTGGACACCCTGCCGCTGTTCGTCAAGGGCGGCGGCATCGTCCCGATGTGGCCCCAGATGAACTACACCGGGGAGAAGCCGGTCTCCACCCTGACGTACGACGTCTACCCGCGCGGCAACTCCTCCTTCAGCCTCTACGAGGACGACGGGATCACCCGCGCCTACCAGGGCGGCGCCTCCGCCACCCAGCCGGTGAACGTCACCGCGCCGACAGCCGGCACCGGCACCGTCACCATCGACGTCGGCGCCAGCACCGGGTCCTACACCGGCAAGCCGGCCTCCCGGGGCTACGAGTTCAGCGTGCACGCGGCCTCGGCCCCCAGCGCGGTCTCGGTCGGCGGCACCCGGCTGGCCGCGTACGGCTCGAAGAGCGCCTACGACAGCGCCGCCACCGGCTGGTACTTCGACGCGGCCGACCGCTCGGGCGTGCTGTGGATCAAGGCCGGCGACAGGTCCGGCGCGTTCACCGTGACCGCGTCCGGTGTGACGGTCGCGGCCGGGAGCGCGATCCCGACCTCCGCCACGCCGATCCCGCAGGCCGGCTGGAAGCTCGTCTCCGCCGACAGCCAGGAGACCGCGGCCGAGAACGGCGCGGCCGCCAACGCCTTCGACGGCGACCCCGCGACCCTCTGGCACACCGCCTGGTCCGCCGGGAACGCCCCGCTGCCGCACGAGGTCCGGATCGACCTCGGCGCCCGCTACAACGTCGACGGCATGACCTACCTGCCGCGCCAGGACGGCGGCAGCAACGGCCGGATCGGGTCGTACGAGGTGTACGTCTCCGACAGTGCCGACACCTGGGGGACGCCCGTCGCCACCGGGACCTTCGCCGACTCCGCCGGGGCGAAGACCGTCACCTTCAGCCCGACGACCGGCCGCTACCTGCGGCTGCGGGCCCTCACCGAGGCGGGCGGCCGCGGCCCCTGGACCAGTGCGGCGGAGATCACCGCCACCGGCCGGCCCACCCCGCTGCCGAGCAACGCGGAGCTGGTCAACGCCGCCTCCTCCAGTTGCGTCGACCTACCGGGCAGTGCGAGCACCCCGGGCACCCAGCCCGCCCTCTACGGCTGCCACGGCGGACCCAACCAGCGGTGGACCTTCCAGCCGAACGGCACCCTCACCGGCCTCGGTGGCAGCTGCCTGGACGGTGGCGCGGCCGTCGCCGCCGTCCAGACCTGCAACGGGTCGAGCGGCCAGCAGTGGCAGCTCGGCGGCGCCGGCACCGTGACCAACGGCGGCCGCTGCCTCGCCCCCGTCGGCGCGGCCACCGCCTCGGGCACCAAGCTCGAACTCGCCACCTGCAACGGCACCGGCGCCCAGCGCTGGACGCCCACCCCGTAG